The Miscanthus floridulus cultivar M001 chromosome 17, ASM1932011v1, whole genome shotgun sequence genome has a window encoding:
- the LOC136515205 gene encoding uncharacterized protein, translating into MASSKISLKLLVETKSKRVLFAEAGNDFVDFVFSLLTLPIGAVAKLVSAGTMHGSVGRLYQSVDHMGSSYLLPGADKAELLQPGVLHPDARHQLLLHPSPRANASTAAAAANGDGGEVVEEEEERQQPRLPKFKLYACATAGKCAMVTMERDAACPKCKLPMATEMTFVMPSAAPRAGAGKGGGGKGVDDEEERGGGGGYVKGLVTYMVIDGLEVTPMSAISSITLINKFSSGKDVELAEKYVSVGMDR; encoded by the coding sequence ATGGCTTCCTCCAAGATCTCGCTGAAGCTGCTGGTGGAGACGAAGTCGAAGCGGGTCCTGTTCGCGGAGGCCGGCAACGACTTCGTCGACTTCGTGTTCAGCCTGCTCACCCTCCCGATCGGCGCCGTGGCGAAGCTCGTGTCGGCGGGCACCATGCACGGCAGTGTGGGCCGGCTGTACCAGAGCGTGGACCACATGGGCTCCTCGTACCTGCTCCCGGGCGCCGACAAGGCGGAGCTGCTCCAGCCCGGGGTGCTGCACCCGGACGCGCGCCACCAGCTGCTGCTACATCCATCTCCTCGCGCAaacgcctccaccgccgccgccgccgccaacggcGACGGAGgagaggtggtggaggaggaggaggagcggcagcaGCCGCGGCTGCCCAAGTTCAAGCTGTACGCGTGCGCCACCGCCGGGAAGTGCGCCATGGTGACCATGGAGCGCGACGCCGCGTGCCCGAAGTGCAAGCTGCCGATGGCCACCGAGATGACCTTCGTCATGCCGTCCGCCGCGCCGAGGGCCGGTGCTGGTAAAGGAGGCGGCGGGAAAGGCGTGGATGACGAGGAGgagcgcggcggtggcggcgggtatGTGAAGGGACTGGTGACGTACATGGTCATCGATGGGCTGGAGGTGACGCCCATGTCGGCGATCTCGAGCATCACGCTAATCAACAAGTTCAGCTCCGGTAAGGACGTCGAGCTCGCCGAGAAGTACGTCAGCGTCGGCATGGACCGGTAG
- the LOC136515203 gene encoding cation/H(+) antiporter 20-like, which translates to MRATEFEEEFRKKFPQKFPHALQQCDFSSWLQVLNEETFAILVLMALVTTFITTPTVMAIYKPARAAGRRRLHHRKLQVPDPSAPSSPSASAGAGATMELRVLACIHGGQDVPAVINLIETIRGHTQPRRLVKLYILRMVELTERTSSILMARAARRNGLPFLRPRRAGEPHNQVDVAFDTYAQLGHVHVRAMTAVSALHTMHDDVAAVAEDKRVSLVVLPFHKRQTGHGGDDVENLGPEWRAVNRRILREAPCSVAFLVDGGFGGGEQVSSEQVAHGVCVVFFGGPDDREALELAGRMAEHPGVQVTVVRFVDGKAGSEEQSEVTLRPSHTKNADGSYTFSTAVVDAGKEKELDEAAVAEFRQRMGSLVRFEERVVVGNVIEEVVSIGKSREYGLVVVGKGRLPSAMVAQLAVRPAEHPELGPTGDALASSGHGVTSSVLVVQQHDMSNADEVPVSVVVDGRAQDGEFAKDMAEP; encoded by the exons ATGAGAGCAACTGAGTTTGAAGAAGAATTCCGTAAAAAATTCCCGCAGAAGTTTCCACATGCTCTGCAACAATGTGATTTCTCATCATGGCTGCAGGTTCTGAACGAGGAGACGTTCGCCATCCTGGTGCTCATGGCGCTGGTGACCACCTTCATCACCACGCCCACGGTCATGGCCATCTACAAGCCAGCGCGCGCCGCCGGCCGCAGGCGCCTGCACCACCGCAAGCTCCAGGTCCCCGACCCCTCCGCGCCGTCCTCGCCGTCCGCctcggccggcgccggcgccacaATGGAGCTACGCGTGCTGGCCTGCATCCACGGCGGGCAGGACGTGCCCGCGGTGATCAACCTCATCGAGACCATCCGCGGCCACACGCAGCCGCGCCGCCTCGTCAAGCTCTACATCCTCCGCATGGTGGAGCTGACGGAGCGCACCTCCTCCATCCTCATGGCGCGCGCCGCGCGCCGGAACGGGCTGCCGTTCCTGCGCCCGCGCCGCGCGGGGGAGCCGCACAACCAGGTGGACGTGGCCTTCGACACGTACGCGCAGCTCGGCCACGTCCACGTCCGCGCCATGACCGCCGTGTCCGCGCTCCACACCATGCACGATGacgtcgccgccgtcgccgaggACAAGcgcgtctccctcgtcgtcctgCCGTTCCACAAGCGCCAAACGGGTCACGGCGGCGACGACGTCGAGAACCTCGGCCCCGAGTGGCGCGCCGTCAACCGCCGGATTCTCCGCGAGGCGCCCTGCTCCGTCGCCTTCCTCGTCGACGGCGGCTTCGGCGGCGGCGAGCAGGTCAGCTCGGAGCAGGTGGCGCACGGCGTCTGCGTCGTGTTCTTCGGCGGGCCAGACGACAGGGAGGCCCTCGAGCTCGCCGGGAGGATGGCCGAGCACCCTGGCGTGCAGGTCACCGTCGTGCGGTTCGTCGACGGCAAGGCCGGCAGCGAGGAGCAGTCTGAGGTCACGCTGCGCCCGTCCCACACCAAGAACGCCGACGGGAGCTACACGTTCTCCACGGCCGTCGTCGACGCCGGCAAGGAGAAG GAGCTGGacgaggcggcggtggcggagttCCGGCAGAGGATGGGGTCCCTGGTGCGGTTCGAGGAGAGGGTGGTGGTCGGCAACGTGATCGAGGAGGTGGTGTCGATCGGGAAGAGCAGGGAGTACGGCCTGGTCGTCGTCGGCAAGGGCCGGCTGCCGTCCGCGATGGTGGCGCAGCTCGCCGTCCGCCCGGCAGAGCACCCGGAGCTCGGGCCCACCGGCGACGCGCTCGCATCGTCCGGCCACGGGGTGACGTCGTCGGTGCTCGTGGTCCAGCAGCACGACATGAGCAACGCCGACGAGGTGCCCGTCTCTGTGGTGGTCGATGGCCGTGCTCAGGACGGCGAGTTCGCCAAGGACATGGCCGAGCCGTGA